The proteins below are encoded in one region of Mycobacterium shinjukuense:
- a CDS encoding DUF732 domain-containing protein: protein MHRRSSHRIQPLAAGVFAGALLCGVLTTAVTPRARADVVAYLVNVTVRPGYDFANADAALTYGHGLCDKVSRGCTYAQVIGEIKADFNTVDDYQASYLLGQAVNELCPALIWQLRNSAAHYRPRP, encoded by the coding sequence ATGCACCGCCGGTCGTCTCACCGCATCCAGCCTCTGGCGGCTGGGGTTTTCGCGGGTGCGCTGTTATGCGGTGTGCTGACGACGGCGGTGACACCGCGTGCGCGCGCGGACGTGGTGGCCTATCTGGTCAACGTGACGGTGCGTCCCGGCTACGACTTCGCCAACGCCGATGCCGCCTTGACCTACGGACATGGCCTCTGCGACAAGGTATCTCGGGGATGCACCTATGCACAGGTCATCGGCGAGATCAAAGCCGACTTCAACACCGTCGACGACTACCAGGCCTCCTATCTGCTCGGCCAGGCCGTCAACGAACTCTGCCCCGCGTTGATCTGGCAGCTGCGAAACTCCGCGGCCCACTATCGGCCACGGCCCTGA
- a CDS encoding CAP domain-containing protein — MSRRASALSALLAIAAGAVWAAPAARADNKRLNDGVVANVYTVQHQAGCTNDVKINPRLQLAAQWHALDVLHNRNLNDDIGSDGSTPQDRATAAGFHGKVAETVAINPALAISGIELINQWYYNPSYFAIMSNCANSQIGVWSENSPDRTVVVAVYGQPDRPPDPVASRENVPIDPSPDYDASDEIEYGISWLPWILRGVYPPPAMPPGR; from the coding sequence ATGTCGCGTCGAGCATCGGCCCTGTCTGCCTTGTTGGCCATCGCCGCCGGCGCCGTGTGGGCTGCACCCGCCGCGCGGGCCGACAACAAGCGGCTCAACGACGGCGTGGTCGCCAACGTCTACACCGTGCAACATCAGGCCGGCTGCACCAACGACGTCAAGATCAACCCGCGGCTGCAACTGGCCGCGCAATGGCACGCCCTCGATGTGCTGCACAACCGAAACCTCAACGACGACATCGGTTCTGACGGGTCCACCCCGCAAGACCGCGCAACCGCCGCCGGCTTCCACGGCAAGGTGGCCGAAACGGTGGCGATCAATCCCGCCCTGGCGATCAGCGGCATCGAGTTGATCAACCAGTGGTATTACAACCCTTCGTATTTCGCGATCATGTCCAATTGCGCCAACAGCCAAATCGGGGTGTGGTCGGAAAACAGCCCGGATCGCACCGTCGTGGTGGCCGTCTACGGGCAGCCCGACCGACCACCGGATCCGGTTGCCTCGCGGGAAAACGTTCCGATCGACCCGAGCCCCGACTACGACGCCAGCGACGAGATCGAATATGGCATCAGCTGGCTCCCGTGGATCCTGCGTGGGGTGTACCCCCCGCCCGCGATGCCGCCGGGTCGATGA
- a CDS encoding NYN domain-containing protein, whose product MRWIVDAMNVIGSRPDGWWQDRHGAMVALVQRLDRWATVKGDKVTVVFERPPSTAIRSTVIEVAHAPEAAANSADDEIIRLVAADPQPHDIRVVTSDRVLAERVRSLGASVCRAEGFRDLIDPAASRAGGTPHAGSTGAS is encoded by the coding sequence GTGCGCTGGATCGTCGACGCCATGAACGTGATCGGCAGTCGCCCGGACGGTTGGTGGCAGGATCGGCACGGCGCGATGGTCGCGCTGGTGCAGCGGCTGGACCGGTGGGCCACCGTCAAGGGTGACAAGGTGACCGTCGTGTTCGAGCGGCCACCGTCAACCGCGATCCGCTCGACGGTGATCGAGGTGGCCCATGCGCCCGAGGCTGCCGCCAACTCCGCCGACGATGAGATCATCCGGCTGGTGGCGGCCGACCCGCAACCGCATGACATTCGGGTCGTGACGTCGGACAGGGTATTGGCCGAGCGGGTGCGAAGCCTGGGCGCATCCGTCTGCCGGGCGGAGGGGTTCCGCGATCTCATCGACCCGGCGGCATCGCGGGCGGGGGGTACACCCCACGCAGGATCCACGGGAGCCAGCTGA
- a CDS encoding PE family protein, translating into MDSMSHDPAAADIGSQLIDIGSQGLSAGATAAVSVLTGLVPAGGEEVSAQAVMAFAQEAASMLASNTAAQEELMRAGAALTDIARMYGDADDNAAGALTFSGAAISRSTAGGAGVSTGAGLLRAGSLPGEAGAAARTPLMSQLIEAPSSPTASAAASAGSSAMSGAAPLGSGMGAAGAPAGGAAKPGLASATGPADEDEGERDGRVELQPGERLT; encoded by the coding sequence ATGGATTCCATGTCACACGACCCGGCGGCCGCCGACATTGGTTCACAGTTAATCGACATCGGTAGCCAGGGCCTCAGCGCCGGTGCGACGGCGGCGGTGTCGGTGTTGACCGGCCTGGTCCCCGCGGGCGGTGAAGAGGTCTCGGCGCAGGCAGTCATGGCGTTCGCGCAAGAAGCCGCCTCGATGCTGGCGTCCAACACGGCGGCCCAGGAGGAACTCATGCGGGCGGGCGCGGCGCTGACCGACATCGCCCGGATGTACGGGGACGCCGACGACAACGCCGCCGGCGCGTTGACGTTCAGCGGTGCGGCGATTTCCCGTTCGACGGCCGGCGGAGCGGGCGTGAGCACCGGCGCTGGGCTGCTGCGCGCGGGATCGCTGCCCGGCGAAGCCGGCGCGGCGGCGCGCACGCCGTTGATGTCGCAGCTGATCGAGGCGCCCTCATCGCCGACCGCGTCGGCCGCCGCCAGCGCCGGATCGTCGGCGATGAGTGGCGCCGCGCCCTTGGGCAGCGGGATGGGTGCCGCGGGCGCCCCCGCCGGCGGTGCCGCCAAGCCGGGGTTGGCCTCGGCCACCGGCCCCGCGGACGAGGACGAAGGCGAACGCGACGGCCGCGTCGAGCTGCAACCCGGTGAGCGCCTGACGTAG
- a CDS encoding ABC transporter substrate-binding protein, producing MSRPRFSTLVAGALVLVSMLLAATAVVLNRAGESSGGTTVVTVRLWAPVIASAYRQSFDAFSRSHPHIEVRINLVAYSTYFDTLRTDVAGGSADDIFWLSNAYLAAYADGGRLMRIDADTCDWEPAVVDQFSRGGVLWGVPQLTDAGIAVFYNADLLAAAGVDPAELDDLRWSPDGDDTLRPLLARLTVDADGHPAGTAGFDERRVRQWGYNAANDPQGIYLNYIGSAGGVFQRHDEFAFDNPEAVDAFRYLVGLINDDHVAPPASDTNDNGDFSRNQFLAGKMALFQSGTYNLAAVARDATFRWGVAMMPAGPKGRVSVTNGIAAAGNSASKHPDAVRQVLAWMGSSAGNAYLGRHGAAIPAVLSAQPVYFDYWKANGVDVTPFFAVLNGPRMPAPGGAGFAAGNEALQPYFDEMFLGRGDVATLLRRAQAAANAAARR from the coding sequence ATGAGCCGCCCCCGCTTTTCCACGCTGGTCGCCGGGGCGCTTGTGCTGGTCTCGATGCTGTTGGCGGCGACGGCGGTGGTGTTGAACCGCGCGGGCGAGTCCAGCGGCGGCACGACCGTGGTGACGGTGCGGCTGTGGGCGCCGGTGATCGCGTCGGCCTACCGGCAATCGTTCGACGCCTTCAGCCGGTCGCATCCCCACATCGAGGTGCGCATCAACCTGGTCGCCTATTCCACCTACTTCGACACCCTGCGCACCGACGTGGCCGGAGGCAGCGCGGACGACATCTTCTGGCTGTCCAACGCCTACCTCGCCGCCTACGCCGATGGCGGCCGGTTGATGCGCATCGACGCCGACACCTGCGACTGGGAACCGGCGGTGGTCGATCAGTTCAGCCGAGGCGGCGTGTTGTGGGGGGTGCCGCAGCTGACCGACGCCGGGATCGCGGTGTTCTACAACGCGGACCTGCTGGCCGCCGCCGGCGTGGACCCTGCCGAGCTGGACGACCTGCGATGGAGCCCCGACGGCGACGACACGCTGCGCCCCCTGCTGGCCCGGCTCACCGTCGACGCCGACGGACACCCTGCGGGCACAGCGGGTTTCGACGAAAGACGGGTCCGCCAGTGGGGATACAACGCGGCCAACGACCCGCAGGGCATCTACCTCAACTACATCGGCTCGGCCGGCGGCGTGTTCCAGCGTCACGACGAATTCGCGTTCGACAACCCCGAGGCGGTCGACGCGTTCCGTTATCTGGTCGGCCTGATCAACGACGATCATGTCGCGCCGCCGGCCTCCGACACCAACGACAACGGCGATTTCTCCCGCAACCAGTTCCTGGCCGGCAAGATGGCGCTATTCCAGTCCGGCACATACAATCTCGCGGCGGTGGCCCGGGATGCGACCTTCCGTTGGGGAGTGGCGATGATGCCCGCCGGCCCCAAAGGCCGGGTGAGTGTCACCAACGGCATTGCGGCAGCAGGTAATTCGGCGTCCAAGCACCCCGACGCGGTGCGTCAGGTACTGGCTTGGATGGGCAGCAGCGCGGGCAACGCATATCTGGGCCGCCACGGCGCGGCCATCCCCGCGGTGCTGTCGGCCCAGCCGGTGTACTTCGACTACTGGAAAGCCAACGGCGTCGACGTCACACCGTTCTTTGCGGTGCTCAACGGACCCCGCATGCCGGCCCCGGGCGGTGCCGGCTTTGCGGCCGGCAACGAGGCTCTGCAGCCGTATTTCGACGAAATGTTCCTCGGCCGCGGCGATGTCGCGACGCTGCTCCGGCGGGCTCAGGCCGCGGCCAACGCCGCCGCGCGGCGTTAG
- a CDS encoding carbohydrate ABC transporter permease → MSSRSVSNPVIYACLLLGAVITLLPFVLGLLTSFTSAHQFATGTPLQLPRPPTLDNYTDLAGAGFGRAAAVTALMTAVILLGQLTFSVLSGYAFARLRFPGRDALFWVYIATLMVPATVTVVPLYLMMAQLGLRNTFWALVLPFMFGSPYAIFLLREHFRLIPNDLINAARLDGANTLDVLVHVVIPSSRPVLATLTLITVVSQWNNFMWPLVITSGRKWRVLTVATADLQSRFNAQWTLVMAATTVAIVPLIVLFVAAQRHIVSSIVVSGLK, encoded by the coding sequence ATGAGCTCACGTAGCGTGTCCAACCCGGTCATCTACGCCTGCCTGTTGCTGGGCGCGGTGATCACCTTGCTGCCGTTCGTGCTCGGCTTGCTGACCTCGTTCACGTCCGCGCACCAGTTCGCGACGGGCACCCCGCTGCAGTTGCCGCGGCCGCCCACCTTGGACAACTACACCGACCTGGCCGGCGCCGGCTTTGGCCGGGCGGCGGCGGTGACGGCGCTGATGACGGCGGTGATTCTGCTGGGCCAGCTGACGTTTTCGGTGCTTTCCGGCTACGCGTTCGCCCGGTTGCGGTTTCCCGGACGCGACGCGTTGTTCTGGGTCTACATTGCGACGTTGATGGTGCCGGCGACGGTCACGGTGGTGCCGCTGTATCTGATGATGGCGCAGCTGGGTCTGCGCAACACGTTCTGGGCCCTGGTGCTGCCCTTCATGTTTGGTTCCCCCTATGCGATCTTCTTGTTGCGCGAGCACTTTCGACTGATCCCGAACGACTTGATCAACGCCGCACGCCTGGACGGCGCCAACACCCTGGACGTGCTCGTGCACGTGGTGATCCCGTCCAGCCGCCCGGTGCTGGCCACGCTGACGCTGATCACCGTGGTCTCGCAGTGGAACAACTTCATGTGGCCGCTGGTGATCACCAGCGGCCGCAAGTGGCGGGTGCTGACGGTGGCCACCGCCGACCTGCAGTCGCGGTTCAACGCCCAGTGGACGCTGGTGATGGCCGCGACCACGGTCGCGATCGTGCCGCTGATCGTGCTCTTCGTCGCCGCCCAGCGGCACATCGTCTCCTCGATCGTCGTGTCGGGGCTCAAATGA
- a CDS encoding carbohydrate ABC transporter permease, whose protein sequence is MSDAPRRTTALAYALLAPSLFGVVTFLVLPILVVVWLSLYRWDLLGPLRYVGLANWRSVLADSGFGDSLVVTAVFVAIVVPAQTMLGLGAALLLTRGLPGTTFFRTLYVLPWICAPLAIAVMWRWILAPTDGAISALLGRRIEWLTNPDLALPVVAAVVVWTNVGYVSLSFLAGLLAIPDDIHAAARTDGANAWQRFWRITLPMLRPTTFFVLVTGIVSAAQIFDIVYALTGGGPQGRTDLVAHRIYAEAFGSAAIGRASVMAVVLFVILVGVTIVQHVYFRRRISYELT, encoded by the coding sequence ATGAGCGACGCGCCACGCCGAACCACCGCTCTGGCCTACGCCCTGCTCGCTCCCAGCCTGTTCGGCGTGGTCACCTTCTTGGTGCTGCCGATACTCGTGGTGGTCTGGCTCAGCCTGTACCGCTGGGACCTGCTGGGCCCGCTGCGCTACGTCGGGCTGGCCAACTGGCGATCGGTGCTGGCCGACTCCGGCTTCGGCGACTCGCTGGTGGTGACCGCGGTCTTCGTGGCGATCGTGGTTCCCGCGCAGACGATGCTCGGGCTGGGCGCCGCGCTGCTGTTGACCCGCGGGCTGCCGGGCACCACCTTCTTCCGCACGCTCTACGTCCTGCCGTGGATCTGCGCCCCGCTGGCGATCGCGGTGATGTGGCGCTGGATCCTGGCGCCCACCGACGGCGCCATCAGCGCGCTGCTGGGGCGTCGCATCGAATGGCTGACCAATCCCGACCTGGCCCTGCCGGTGGTTGCCGCCGTCGTCGTGTGGACCAACGTCGGATATGTCTCGTTGTCGTTCCTGGCGGGCCTGCTGGCCATCCCCGACGACATCCACGCCGCCGCCCGCACCGACGGCGCCAACGCTTGGCAGCGGTTCTGGCGCATCACCCTGCCGATGCTGCGGCCGACGACGTTCTTCGTGCTGGTCACCGGGATCGTCAGTGCCGCACAAATTTTCGACATCGTCTACGCGCTGACCGGCGGCGGGCCTCAGGGCCGCACCGACCTGGTGGCGCACCGCATCTACGCCGAGGCGTTCGGTTCGGCGGCCATCGGGCGCGCGTCGGTGATGGCGGTGGTGCTGTTCGTCATCCTCGTCGGCGTCACCATTGTCCAGCACGTGTATTTCCGCCGGCGGATCAGCTATGAGCTCACGTAG
- a CDS encoding TldD/PmbA family protein, translating into MTPKRGIDADFLDLPRHQLADAALSAASAAGASHADVRIHRISSEIIQLRDGELETAVLSRELGLAVRVIVAGTWGFASHAELSPHAAAATARRAVHVATVLAPLNKERITLAPEPVYTDATWVSNYRIDPFDIPAADKIAVLGDYSARLLDADGVDHVSAGLTSVKEQTFYADTFGSSITQQRVRVMPSLEAVTVDAQAGSFDSMRTLAPPTARGWEAVAGDEVWNWTDELAELPSLLAEKVRAPSVMPGPTDLVIDPTNLWLTIHESIGHATEYDRAIGYEAAYAGTSFATPDKLGSLRYGSPVMNVTADRTVEFGLATVGYDDEGVAAQSWDLVRDGVFVGYQLDRVFALRLGQQRSNGCSYADSPHHVPIQRMANVSLQPGTDDLTTADLIGRVDDGIYVVGDKSWSIDMQRYNFQFTGQRFFRIRDGQLYGQLRDVAYQATTTDFWNSMEAVGGPSTFRLGGAMNCGKAQPGQVAAVSHGCPSALFRGVNVLNTRTEGGR; encoded by the coding sequence GTGACACCGAAGCGGGGGATCGATGCCGACTTCCTGGACCTGCCGCGCCACCAGTTGGCCGACGCCGCGCTGTCGGCGGCCAGCGCGGCCGGGGCCAGCCACGCCGACGTGCGGATTCACCGCATCAGCAGCGAGATCATCCAGCTGCGCGACGGTGAGCTGGAGACCGCGGTGCTCAGCCGCGAGCTCGGTCTGGCGGTCCGGGTGATCGTCGCCGGCACGTGGGGATTCGCCTCGCACGCCGAACTGTCGCCGCACGCCGCAGCGGCCACCGCACGCCGCGCGGTGCACGTGGCCACCGTGCTGGCGCCGCTGAACAAGGAGCGCATCACGCTGGCGCCGGAGCCGGTGTACACCGATGCCACCTGGGTGTCGAACTACCGGATCGACCCGTTCGACATCCCCGCGGCCGACAAGATCGCCGTCCTCGGCGACTACTCCGCCCGGCTGCTGGACGCCGACGGCGTCGACCATGTGTCGGCCGGTTTGACGTCGGTGAAGGAGCAGACGTTCTACGCCGATACCTTCGGATCCTCGATTACCCAGCAGCGGGTGCGGGTGATGCCCTCCCTGGAGGCGGTGACCGTCGACGCCCAGGCGGGCAGCTTCGACTCGATGCGCACCCTGGCCCCGCCGACCGCGCGAGGATGGGAAGCGGTGGCCGGCGACGAGGTGTGGAACTGGACCGATGAGCTCGCCGAGCTGCCGTCGCTGCTGGCCGAGAAGGTCAGGGCGCCCAGCGTGATGCCCGGGCCCACCGACCTGGTGATCGACCCGACCAACCTGTGGCTGACCATCCACGAATCCATTGGCCACGCAACCGAATACGACCGCGCGATCGGATACGAAGCGGCCTACGCGGGAACGTCGTTCGCCACTCCGGACAAACTCGGCAGCTTGCGCTACGGCTCCCCGGTGATGAACGTGACCGCCGACCGTACCGTCGAATTCGGTTTGGCTACAGTCGGTTACGACGACGAGGGAGTGGCCGCGCAAAGCTGGGACCTGGTGCGTGACGGGGTGTTCGTGGGCTATCAACTCGACCGGGTGTTCGCCTTGCGGCTCGGGCAGCAGCGCTCCAACGGCTGCTCCTACGCCGACTCGCCGCACCATGTCCCGATCCAGCGGATGGCCAACGTTTCGCTGCAACCCGGCACCGACGACCTCACCACGGCGGACCTGATCGGCAGGGTCGACGACGGCATCTACGTCGTCGGGGACAAGTCGTGGTCGATCGACATGCAGCGCTACAACTTCCAGTTCACCGGGCAGCGGTTCTTCCGGATCCGCGACGGGCAGCTGTACGGCCAGTTGCGCGACGTCGCGTATCAGGCCACCACCACCGATTTCTGGAATTCCATGGAAGCCGTCGGCGGCCCGTCCACCTTCCGGCTGGGTGGCGCGATGAACTGCGGCAAGGCCCAACCCGGCCAGGTGGCCGCCGTCAGCCACGGCTGTCCGTCGGCGCTGTTCCGCGGCGTCAACGTGCTCAACACCCGTACCGAGGGCGGCCGATGA
- a CDS encoding TldD/PmbA family protein, protein MITPQHLVNLVLQEAAKAGRADETMVLVTDRMQATLRWAGNTMTTNGIAVSRGLTVISIVRQGDSAFVGSVVSAEVDPAVIPGLVAASQQAARCAPEAGDAAPLIGDGGEPADWDAPIPGTGPEVFNGVVGRLNRAFRGPDRLFGYAHHSVATTFLASSTGLRRRYTQPAGAIEINAKRGDASVWTGVGTPDFVDVPTDSLLGELSMKLGWAERTVELPAGRYETIMPPSTVADLMISLGWSMAGRGAQEGRTAFSAPGGGTRVGERLTDLPLTLFSDPMAPGLACTPFVAVSNSSETQSVFDNGMEIAHVEWIRDGVINALAYPRATAAKFDAPVAVAADNLVMTGGSTELADMIAATERGLLLTTLWYIREVDPTTLLLTGLTRDGVYLIEDGEVTAAVNNFRFNESPLDLLRRATEAGVSETTLPREWGDWATRAAMPSLRIPDFHMSSVSQAQ, encoded by the coding sequence ATGATCACCCCGCAGCACCTGGTGAACCTCGTCCTGCAGGAGGCGGCAAAAGCGGGCCGGGCCGACGAGACCATGGTGCTGGTCACCGACCGGATGCAGGCCACGCTGCGCTGGGCGGGCAACACGATGACCACCAACGGCATCGCGGTGAGTCGTGGTCTGACGGTGATTTCTATTGTCCGCCAGGGTGATAGCGCGTTCGTCGGCTCGGTGGTCTCCGCCGAAGTGGACCCGGCGGTGATCCCCGGACTGGTGGCGGCGTCGCAGCAGGCGGCCCGCTGCGCGCCGGAAGCCGGCGACGCCGCGCCGTTGATCGGCGACGGCGGGGAGCCGGCCGACTGGGATGCGCCGATACCCGGCACCGGGCCGGAGGTTTTCAACGGTGTCGTCGGCAGGCTGAACCGGGCGTTCCGCGGCCCCGACCGGCTGTTCGGCTATGCGCACCACAGCGTCGCGACGACGTTCCTGGCGTCCTCGACGGGGCTGCGCCGGCGCTACACCCAGCCCGCCGGCGCCATCGAGATCAACGCCAAACGCGGCGACGCCAGCGTATGGACGGGCGTGGGCACGCCCGATTTCGTCGACGTGCCAACCGATTCGCTGCTCGGCGAGCTGTCGATGAAGCTGGGGTGGGCGGAGCGCACCGTCGAGTTGCCGGCGGGACGGTACGAGACGATCATGCCGCCGTCGACGGTGGCCGACCTGATGATCTCCCTGGGCTGGTCGATGGCCGGCCGGGGGGCGCAGGAGGGCCGGACCGCGTTCTCGGCGCCCGGCGGCGGAACCCGGGTGGGCGAGCGGCTCACCGACTTGCCGCTGACGCTGTTCTCCGATCCGATGGCGCCCGGCCTGGCGTGTACGCCGTTCGTGGCGGTGAGCAACTCCTCGGAGACACAGTCGGTGTTCGACAACGGGATGGAGATCGCCCACGTGGAGTGGATCCGCGACGGGGTGATCAACGCGCTGGCCTATCCGCGGGCCACGGCCGCCAAATTCGACGCCCCGGTCGCGGTCGCCGCCGACAACCTGGTGATGACGGGCGGGTCGACCGAGCTGGCCGACATGATCGCGGCCACCGAGCGCGGGTTGTTGCTGACCACGCTGTGGTACATCCGCGAGGTCGACCCCACCACGCTGCTGCTCACCGGGCTGACCCGCGACGGCGTCTACCTCATCGAAGACGGCGAGGTGACCGCGGCCGTCAACAACTTCCGGTTCAACGAGAGCCCGCTGGATCTGCTGCGGCGGGCCACCGAGGCCGGTGTCAGCGAGACGACCCTGCCGCGGGAATGGGGGGATTGGGCGACACGGGCGGCGATGCCGTCGCTGCGGATACCGGACTTTCACATGTCCTCGGTCAGCCAGGCGCAGTAA
- a CDS encoding cation-translocating P-type ATPase → MAAVTAPGLTTAEATARRKRGGANRLPVASRPSIARRLLDELTHFFALLLWAAAALAFLAKLPQLSAAIIAVIVLNGVFALIQQARADRAADRLQEMLPTRVTVWRDGRRQLIEAEDVVVDDVLLLESGDRVPADAVVLAENRLLVDSSMLTGESAAGAVAEGETLFAGTFVVEGDSRARVTAIGPHTRLAGIARLTTSTSKPDTPLTRGLQGVVRLTAAIAVSVGALFLLVSVLVGNPIQQAFVFAIGVTVALVPEALLPTVTLSLAWGSEQMAKRQILVRDLEAVETLGSTTFICTDKTGTLTQNQMTVVEAWTPAGSLTVEGPGYAPTAGLTWSSATAADRVRALALAGERCSTGYADEVAGRWRAHGDPMEAALDTLARRLGIDTVEDRRAGSAELRFPFDPRLRRMAVVLADEIVVKGAPDAVLPLCGDDPAAHRAMDTLTARGLRVLAIAAGPRNGHTPRDLKDCDRGLRLLGLVALEDPPRGEVCESLQACRRAGVRVAMVTGDHPATATAIADEVGLRRRDSPVLLGTDLPEDEQHLAALLDHDGVVVARVSPEDKLRIARALRSRGHVVAMTGDGVNDAPALHEADIGVAMGRSGTDVAREAADLVLLDDSFAGIVAGIEQGRATFVNVRRFLTYHVTDNVAELAPFLVWALSGGLFPLALGVLQIIALDLGTDTLSAVALGAEPPAKHLLEDPPVGGRLMNPTVLRRAFGVLGPLEAVLSLAAFVVSLLALGWRPGNPFPTGQPLAAASGAAFMTVVFAQTANVFACRSSSRWPGALGWFTNRLLLPAVLIELAFSLVVLWVPPIARLLGQWNPPLWGWVAALASMPVLLAVDALDKHLRSRRIGCAPRRRRRRRGAPGSKLTHPYI, encoded by the coding sequence ATGGCCGCTGTCACGGCGCCCGGGCTGACCACGGCGGAGGCCACCGCCCGGCGCAAGCGCGGCGGTGCCAACAGGCTTCCGGTGGCAAGCAGGCCCTCGATCGCGCGCCGCCTGCTCGACGAGCTGACGCACTTTTTCGCCCTGCTGCTGTGGGCGGCCGCGGCGCTCGCCTTCCTCGCGAAGCTCCCGCAACTCAGCGCCGCCATCATCGCGGTGATCGTGCTGAACGGCGTCTTCGCCTTGATCCAGCAAGCTCGGGCCGACCGGGCCGCCGATCGGCTCCAGGAGATGCTGCCCACCCGAGTCACGGTCTGGCGTGACGGTCGTCGGCAGCTGATCGAGGCCGAGGACGTGGTGGTCGACGACGTGCTGCTGCTGGAAAGCGGCGACCGGGTGCCGGCCGACGCCGTGGTCCTTGCCGAGAACCGGTTGCTCGTCGACTCGTCCATGCTCACCGGCGAGAGTGCGGCCGGTGCCGTGGCCGAGGGCGAAACCCTCTTCGCCGGCACGTTCGTCGTCGAAGGCGACTCGCGAGCCCGGGTCACCGCGATCGGCCCGCACACCCGCCTGGCCGGGATCGCCCGGCTGACGACATCCACCTCGAAACCCGACACCCCACTGACCCGCGGCCTGCAGGGCGTCGTGCGGCTCACGGCCGCGATCGCGGTCAGCGTGGGCGCGCTGTTCCTGCTGGTTTCGGTGCTCGTCGGCAACCCGATCCAGCAGGCCTTCGTGTTCGCGATCGGCGTCACCGTCGCGCTGGTCCCGGAGGCGCTGCTGCCCACGGTGACGCTGTCGCTGGCCTGGGGTTCGGAGCAGATGGCCAAACGGCAGATCCTCGTCCGCGACCTCGAGGCCGTCGAGACGCTGGGCTCCACGACGTTCATCTGCACCGACAAGACGGGAACGCTCACCCAAAACCAGATGACCGTGGTCGAGGCCTGGACGCCCGCCGGGTCGCTGACCGTCGAGGGCCCCGGCTACGCTCCGACGGCCGGATTGACGTGGTCCTCGGCCACCGCGGCGGACCGGGTCCGCGCGCTGGCCCTGGCCGGCGAACGCTGCTCCACCGGGTACGCCGACGAGGTGGCCGGGCGGTGGCGGGCCCACGGGGACCCCATGGAGGCGGCCCTGGACACCCTGGCCCGGCGCCTGGGCATCGACACCGTCGAGGACCGTCGCGCCGGTTCGGCCGAGCTGCGGTTCCCCTTCGACCCCCGGCTGCGCCGGATGGCCGTGGTGCTGGCCGACGAGATCGTGGTGAAGGGCGCGCCGGACGCCGTGCTCCCGCTCTGCGGCGACGACCCCGCGGCCCACCGGGCGATGGACACGCTCACCGCCCGTGGGCTGCGGGTGCTCGCCATCGCCGCCGGGCCGAGAAACGGCCATACTCCCCGGGATCTGAAGGACTGCGACCGGGGGTTGCGCCTGCTGGGCCTGGTGGCACTGGAGGATCCGCCGCGGGGCGAGGTCTGCGAGTCGCTGCAAGCCTGCCGAAGGGCGGGAGTGCGGGTGGCGATGGTGACCGGTGACCATCCGGCCACCGCGACGGCCATCGCCGACGAGGTGGGGCTGCGCCGCCGCGACTCACCGGTGCTCCTGGGCACCGACCTTCCCGAAGACGAGCAGCATCTGGCCGCGCTGCTCGACCACGACGGGGTGGTGGTCGCCCGGGTCTCCCCGGAGGACAAACTCCGCATCGCCCGCGCGCTGCGCTCGCGGGGGCACGTGGTGGCCATGACCGGGGACGGTGTCAATGACGCCCCGGCGCTGCACGAGGCCGACATCGGGGTGGCCATGGGCCGGTCGGGCACCGATGTCGCCCGTGAGGCGGCCGACCTGGTCCTGCTCGACGACTCCTTCGCCGGCATCGTGGCCGGCATCGAGCAGGGCCGTGCGACCTTCGTCAACGTCCGCCGGTTTCTCACCTACCACGTGACCGACAACGTCGCCGAGCTCGCGCCGTTTCTGGTCTGGGCGCTCTCGGGCGGCCTGTTCCCGCTCGCGCTCGGCGTGCTGCAGATCATCGCGCTCGACCTGGGCACCGACACCCTGTCGGCGGTCGCGCTTGGCGCCGAGCCGCCCGCCAAGCACCTGCTCGAAGACCCCCCGGTGGGCGGGCGGCTGATGAACCCCACCGTGCTGCGCCGGGCCTTCGGGGTGCTGGGGCCACTCGAGGCCGTCCTTTCGCTGGCCGCCTTCGTGGTGTCCCTGTTGGCGCTCGGTTGGCGTCCGGGAAATCCGTTTCCCACCGGGCAGCCGCTGGCGGCGGCCTCCGGCGCGGCGTTCATGACGGTCGTCTTTGCGCAGACGGCGAACGTCTTTGCCTGCCGATCCTCCTCGCGTTGGCCCGGAGCGCTGGGCTGGTTCACCAACCGGCTCCTGCTGCCGGCGGTGCTCATCGAGCTGGCCTTCTCCCTCGTCGTACTGTGGGTGCCGCCCATCGCGAGGCTGCTGGGCCAGTGGAACCCGCCGCTGTGGGGCTGGGTCGCCGCGCTGGCGTCGATGCCGGTCCTGCTGGCCGTCGACGCGCTGGACAAGCACCTGCGGTCGCGAAGAATCGGGTGCGCACCTCGGCGACGTCGTCGGCGACGAGGTGCGCCGGGGTCCAAATTAACGCATCCGTATATCTGA